In Ruania zhangjianzhongii, the following proteins share a genomic window:
- a CDS encoding serine hydrolase domain-containing protein yields MRMLTSEEVQDRLRPHVGIDAPGLTWLIRTGGEVLSGALGSRDRAGEEPLETDEIFRISSMTKPITAVGALILTADGAITLDDPIETWLPELADRRVLRTPDAELDDTVPAERSATVRDLLTNTLGWGMDFADFSATPFTRRWSELNLGDGPPGPAEQLPAQEWLARAARLPLQYQPGQRWLYNTSSVVLGILIARASGSSLATFLTERIFTPLGMTDTGFWVPPQKQARFGPCYREGDEVYDPPEGQWSAPPVIEGGDGGLVSTVADYARFAKLLQGRGSVDGQRLLPAELVHAMITNRLTEAQLRAGGPDPGSGWGFGLAVLLTAAEEGPGAGSYGWAGGLGSTWSNDPATCRTGVLLTNQMWTSPEPPPLVAAFEALLGRP; encoded by the coding sequence ATGAGAATGCTCACCAGCGAGGAGGTCCAGGACCGCCTTCGCCCGCACGTCGGCATCGATGCCCCGGGGCTGACCTGGCTGATCCGTACCGGTGGCGAAGTCCTCTCGGGTGCCCTCGGCAGCCGGGACCGCGCAGGCGAGGAACCACTCGAGACCGATGAGATCTTCCGGATCTCGTCGATGACCAAACCGATCACCGCCGTCGGCGCATTGATCTTGACCGCTGACGGCGCGATCACCCTGGACGACCCGATCGAGACCTGGCTCCCCGAGCTCGCCGACCGGCGGGTGCTCCGTACCCCGGACGCTGAGCTGGACGACACCGTGCCCGCCGAACGATCTGCGACCGTGCGGGACCTGCTCACCAACACCCTCGGTTGGGGGATGGACTTCGCCGACTTCTCCGCCACGCCGTTCACTCGGCGCTGGTCCGAGCTGAACCTGGGCGACGGTCCGCCAGGCCCTGCGGAGCAGCTCCCGGCGCAGGAGTGGCTCGCCCGTGCCGCCAGGCTCCCGCTGCAGTACCAGCCGGGCCAGCGCTGGCTCTACAACACGTCCTCGGTGGTGCTCGGTATCCTCATTGCCCGGGCGTCCGGCAGCTCCCTTGCGACCTTCCTCACCGAGCGGATCTTCACCCCGCTCGGGATGACTGACACCGGGTTCTGGGTGCCGCCCCAGAAGCAGGCGCGATTCGGCCCCTGTTACCGGGAAGGAGACGAGGTCTACGACCCACCGGAGGGGCAGTGGAGCGCTCCGCCGGTGATCGAGGGTGGAGACGGCGGCCTGGTCTCCACCGTCGCCGACTACGCCCGGTTCGCCAAGCTCCTGCAGGGCCGCGGGAGCGTGGACGGCCAGCGGCTCCTGCCGGCCGAACTGGTGCACGCCATGATCACCAACCGGCTCACCGAGGCCCAGCTCCGCGCGGGCGGACCGGACCCCGGCTCCGGCTGGGGATTCGGCCTGGCGGTGCTGCTCACCGCCGCCGAGGAGGGCCCCGGCGCCGGTAGCTACGGCTGGGCCGGCGGGCTGGGCTCCACCTGGAGCAACGACCCGGCGACCTGCCGTACCGGTGTGCTGCTCACCAACCAGATGTGGACCTCACCGGAGCCGCCGCCGTTGGTCGCGGCCTTCGAAGCGTTGCTCGGTCGGCCCTGA
- a CDS encoding carbohydrate ABC transporter permease — protein MSQPTSRSTTSAPPGASPTPRARRRASGGRAAPSWASSRLGANLLTYAFLLGGALLMLGPFVFSVMTAVKTSHQFNTSWPTALPDPVTGENFAALFSQEYNFIVPIAVTVQVVVVLVLGQMVSSILAAYAFAQLDFPGRDTLFWVYVATLMIPVVVTIIPLYSMMTSLGLKNSFAGLVVPFMFGSPYAIFLLRENFRSTPSDVLDAATIDGAGVLRRLWQVMVPMNKPILATLLLITVVSQWNNFMWPLIIAPAEEWNVITVATAALQTQYAGNWTLVMAATTIALAPLVILFLIFQKQITSSLGVTGVR, from the coding sequence ATGAGCCAGCCGACCTCACGCTCGACCACCTCCGCGCCGCCGGGGGCCTCACCCACGCCCCGCGCGAGGCGACGTGCCAGCGGCGGGCGAGCTGCGCCGTCGTGGGCCTCCTCGCGCCTGGGCGCGAACCTGCTCACCTACGCCTTCCTGCTCGGCGGCGCCCTGCTGATGCTCGGGCCGTTCGTGTTCTCGGTGATGACCGCCGTCAAGACCTCCCACCAGTTCAACACCAGCTGGCCAACCGCACTGCCGGACCCGGTGACCGGGGAGAACTTCGCCGCGCTGTTCTCGCAGGAGTACAACTTCATCGTGCCGATCGCGGTCACCGTGCAGGTGGTGGTGGTGCTGGTACTCGGGCAGATGGTCTCCTCGATCCTGGCTGCCTACGCGTTCGCGCAGCTGGACTTCCCTGGCCGGGACACGCTGTTCTGGGTGTACGTGGCGACCTTGATGATCCCGGTGGTGGTCACCATCATCCCGCTGTACTCGATGATGACCTCGCTCGGGCTGAAGAACAGCTTCGCCGGACTGGTGGTGCCGTTCATGTTCGGCTCCCCGTACGCCATCTTCCTGCTCCGGGAGAACTTCCGCTCCACGCCGTCGGATGTGCTGGACGCCGCCACGATCGACGGCGCCGGGGTGCTGCGGCGGCTGTGGCAGGTGATGGTGCCGATGAACAAGCCGATCCTCGCCACGCTGCTGCTGATCACTGTGGTCAGCCAGTGGAACAACTTCATGTGGCCGCTGATCATCGCGCCCGCCGAGGAGTGGAACGTGATCACGGTGGCCACGGCGGCGCTGCAGACCCAGTACGCGGGCAACTGGACGCTGGTGATGGCCGCCACGACGATCGCGCTGGCGCCGCTGGTGATCCTGTTCTTGATCTTCCAGAAGCAGATCACCTCCTCGCTCGGGGTAACCGGGGTGCGGTGA
- a CDS encoding carbohydrate ABC transporter permease: protein MNARARHEARAAYVMLTPSLIGVGLFLILPVLGVLALSLLRWNLISTPRWVGLANYAHVFTSGQFLNSMWVTVAFTVMTIPTAIALGLLLALAINRKLPGTSWLRVLYVLPWVSAPLALGVVWKWLLDPSYGAVNALLGRRVEWLTDPQLALPSVVFVQVWSTVGYISLFFLAGLQQIPTAVYEAATLDGAGRVRMLRSVTLPLLRPTMFFVTVTSVIASFQVFDAIYAMTRGGPAFRTDVIASRIYDEAFVNLRLGRAAAMAVVLFAVLVLITLIQQRYFRRRITYDMS, encoded by the coding sequence GTGAACGCACGCGCACGCCACGAGGCTCGGGCTGCGTACGTGATGCTGACGCCGAGCCTGATCGGGGTGGGCCTGTTCCTGATTCTGCCGGTGCTCGGTGTCCTCGCCTTGTCTCTCCTGCGCTGGAACCTGATCTCCACCCCACGATGGGTCGGGCTGGCGAACTACGCCCACGTCTTCACCTCGGGGCAGTTCCTGAACTCGATGTGGGTGACCGTCGCCTTCACCGTGATGACTATCCCCACGGCGATCGCACTCGGTCTGCTGCTCGCGCTGGCGATCAATCGGAAGCTGCCGGGTACGTCCTGGCTCCGAGTGCTGTACGTGCTGCCGTGGGTGAGTGCGCCGCTCGCGCTGGGGGTCGTCTGGAAGTGGCTGCTGGATCCCTCCTACGGCGCGGTGAACGCTCTGCTTGGCCGCCGGGTGGAGTGGCTCACCGACCCGCAGCTGGCGCTGCCGTCGGTGGTGTTCGTACAGGTCTGGTCCACGGTGGGGTACATCTCGCTGTTCTTCCTCGCCGGTCTGCAGCAGATCCCCACCGCGGTCTATGAGGCAGCCACGCTCGACGGCGCAGGTCGCGTTCGCATGCTGCGTTCAGTGACGTTGCCGCTACTTCGGCCGACGATGTTCTTCGTCACCGTGACCTCGGTGATCGCCTCGTTCCAGGTGTTCGACGCCATCTACGCGATGACCCGCGGCGGGCCGGCGTTTCGCACCGACGTGATCGCCAGTCGGATCTACGACGAGGCGTTCGTGAACCTGCGCCTCGGCCGCGCCGCGGCGATGGCCGTGGTGCTGTTCGCCGTGCTCGTGCTGATCACCCTGATCCAGCAGCGCTACTTCCGCCGACGCATCACCTACGACATGTCATGA
- a CDS encoding alpha/beta fold hydrolase codes for MANHQQSIRSTEDEAADQREPSSDRHTTTAEHTTDGHTTAEHPAPGRGMAEHAATDTPDSGAPSEPGEPGEPGASGDSGDSGDSGEPSEPSEPSEPGEPGASEGTALRRRRRRRRRRIALAVLAALVVVIAFAMRNPSPVGHWDSAEGQDRYLAAYAEAFEDLPEPDQTQDLRTDYGFVRVYRFEGTGDAEAPMVLLPGTASGAPVMADNLPSLLEIGDVYLIDLLGEPGRSVQERPITSSAEQADWLDQALAQLDEDTVHVVGLSIGGWTGVNLALHAPGRVETLTLMDPVNVFDDMPLETIVRSIPAAFPWLPKSWRDGFNSYTAGGAPVEEVPVAEMIEAGMQHYRMKLPQPERISPDQLSTLDIPVLALIAGESVMHDPPTATETAEQALTDGTVRVYPEASHAINGEYPEQIAVDIEEFLADHE; via the coding sequence ATGGCCAACCATCAACAGAGCATCCGCAGCACCGAGGACGAGGCCGCTGACCAGCGAGAACCGTCCTCTGACCGGCACACCACCACCGCAGAGCACACCACCGACGGCCACACCACCGCAGAGCACCCCGCTCCCGGGCGAGGCATGGCGGAACACGCTGCCACCGACACCCCCGACTCTGGCGCACCCAGCGAACCCGGTGAGCCCGGCGAGCCCGGCGCATCCGGCGACTCCGGCGACTCCGGCGACTCCGGCGAACCCAGCGAACCCAGCGAACCCAGCGAACCCGGCGAGCCCGGCGCATCCGAGGGCACCGCACTCCGGCGGCGGCGTCGGCGCCGACGCCGCCGGATCGCCTTGGCAGTCCTGGCGGCACTGGTGGTGGTGATCGCCTTCGCGATGCGCAACCCGTCCCCGGTGGGCCACTGGGACAGCGCCGAAGGTCAGGACCGCTACCTGGCGGCCTATGCCGAGGCGTTCGAGGACCTGCCCGAACCCGACCAGACCCAGGACCTTCGTACCGACTACGGGTTCGTGCGGGTGTACCGGTTCGAGGGGACGGGGGATGCCGAGGCGCCGATGGTGCTCCTGCCGGGGACGGCATCGGGTGCACCGGTGATGGCCGACAACCTGCCATCGCTGCTCGAGATCGGAGACGTCTATCTGATCGACCTGCTCGGTGAGCCCGGCCGCAGCGTGCAGGAGCGCCCGATCACCTCCTCCGCCGAACAGGCCGACTGGCTCGACCAAGCACTCGCCCAGCTGGACGAGGACACCGTCCACGTGGTGGGGCTCTCCATCGGCGGATGGACCGGAGTCAACCTCGCACTGCATGCCCCTGGGCGGGTGGAGACCCTGACCCTGATGGATCCGGTCAACGTGTTCGACGACATGCCGTTGGAGACGATCGTACGTTCCATCCCGGCGGCGTTTCCGTGGCTGCCGAAGTCCTGGCGGGACGGCTTCAACTCCTACACTGCCGGTGGCGCTCCGGTGGAGGAGGTTCCGGTGGCGGAGATGATCGAGGCCGGGATGCAGCACTACCGGATGAAGCTGCCGCAGCCGGAGCGGATCAGTCCCGATCAGCTCTCCACGTTGGACATACCGGTGCTGGCGCTCATCGCCGGGGAGTCGGTGATGCACGATCCGCCGACGGCCACCGAGACGGCAGAACAAGCCCTGACCGACGGCACGGTGCGCGTCTACCCGGAGGCCTCACACGCGATCAACGGCGAGTACCCGGAACAGATCGCCGTGGACATCGAGGAGTTCCTCGCCGACCACGAGTGA
- a CDS encoding TetR/AcrR family transcriptional regulator: protein MATEFSTAADTGGTFIERARRAQLIEVTIELVADDGYRGASLARIAERAGLSKAAVLYHFASKDALVQAAHQATLVALTGDVAKAIEAADSADAPAAYVRAMIGHLREQPRHTRMLIEAMSHGFGEHGAAERWRALAQILEASWPGRLADSRTAAVIIGGAIDGIVNESLQDPTYDTAAAAEQLIRMIAVAT, encoded by the coding sequence ATGGCAACGGAGTTTTCCACTGCGGCGGACACTGGCGGCACGTTCATCGAGCGGGCCCGGCGGGCGCAATTGATCGAGGTCACCATCGAGCTGGTGGCCGATGACGGCTACCGGGGTGCGTCACTGGCGCGGATCGCCGAGCGGGCGGGTCTCTCCAAGGCGGCCGTGCTGTATCACTTCGCGTCGAAGGACGCGCTGGTGCAGGCGGCGCACCAGGCAACCCTCGTTGCGCTGACCGGTGACGTCGCGAAGGCGATCGAGGCAGCGGATTCCGCTGACGCACCGGCAGCTTATGTGCGGGCCATGATCGGACACCTGCGTGAGCAGCCCCGGCACACTCGTATGTTGATCGAGGCGATGAGTCACGGCTTCGGCGAGCATGGCGCCGCTGAGCGCTGGCGGGCGCTGGCGCAGATCCTCGAGGCGTCCTGGCCGGGGCGCCTGGCCGATTCAAGGACGGCGGCGGTGATCATCGGGGGAGCGATCGACGGCATCGTGAATGAGAGTCTGCAGGATCCGACCTACGACACCGCGGCGGCGGCCGAGCAGCTGATCCGCATGATCGCGGTGGCCACCTAG
- a CDS encoding TetR/AcrR family transcriptional regulator — translation MPISDPSGPSRPEVASAIGRRRPRLTDEQTEQRMLATAAQALSREGLTVSLDHIRLEDVIREAGVSRSTAYRRWPNKDLFLGDLLLELARASEPMAMTGTQEASAAIRAVILAHLDLLPSRQGRLQLAAEVLREVGVADFRRVIGTPQWRTYLALTVSAVSMAEGPLRHQVVETLAGSERAFIQGIVRSHRIGHRLLGLRIRPETGLDYTAFAQFVNAAMRGLVSQTMVRPGLADDEFDGEIFGVQGQWSLPSLVSVAGLSFLEPDPDITWDEGRIEALRVRLEAGDNFLENES, via the coding sequence ATGCCTATTTCTGACCCGTCCGGACCGAGCCGACCCGAGGTGGCCTCGGCCATCGGCCGGCGCCGCCCCCGGCTGACCGACGAGCAGACCGAGCAACGGATGCTCGCCACGGCGGCACAAGCGCTGTCCCGGGAGGGCCTGACCGTCAGCCTCGACCACATCCGCCTGGAGGACGTGATCCGTGAGGCGGGCGTCTCCCGGAGCACGGCCTACCGCCGCTGGCCGAACAAGGATCTGTTCCTCGGCGACCTGCTGCTGGAGCTGGCCCGCGCCAGCGAGCCGATGGCGATGACCGGCACCCAGGAGGCCAGCGCCGCCATCCGAGCCGTGATCCTCGCGCACCTCGATCTGCTCCCCTCGCGGCAGGGGAGGCTGCAGCTGGCGGCCGAGGTGCTCCGGGAGGTGGGTGTGGCGGATTTTCGGCGAGTGATCGGCACACCCCAGTGGCGCACCTACCTCGCCCTGACGGTGAGTGCGGTGAGTATGGCGGAGGGCCCGCTGCGCCACCAGGTAGTCGAGACGCTCGCCGGCTCCGAGCGTGCGTTCATCCAGGGCATCGTCCGCAGCCACCGCATCGGACACCGCCTGCTCGGCCTGCGGATCCGCCCGGAAACCGGACTGGATTACACCGCGTTCGCTCAGTTCGTGAACGCGGCGATGCGCGGTCTGGTCAGTCAGACGATGGTGCGACCCGGTCTCGCCGATGACGAGTTCGACGGCGAGATCTTCGGTGTCCAGGGCCAGTGGAGCCTGCCCAGTCTGGTATCGGTAGCCGGACTGAGTTTCCTCGAGCCGGATCCGGACATCACCTGGGACGAGGGCCGAATCGAGGCCTTGCGGGTCCGGCTGGAGGCCGGGGACAACTTCCTCGAGAACGAGTCCTGA
- a CDS encoding FAD-binding and (Fe-S)-binding domain-containing protein, whose translation MTVTTPMDRLRAVVAPEAWSTEPADLARMSHDASHYLLTPRAVVTPGSLPELVAALTAAHRAGQPVTFRAGGTSLSGQAGTDGVLIDTRRHFQRVEILDDGARVRCQPGAVLRRVNAMLARYGRCLGPDPASEIACTVGGVVANNSSGMTSSVAATAYRTLDSMVYVLASGTVIDTADPDADAQLARREPELHRGLARLREQVRTDSRLRATIEHQFSMKNTMGYGLNSLLDHDQPADILAHLMVGSEGTLGYIASVVLRTVPVPTARATTLLMLDEIGAATEALPRLLGAGARAVELMDAAALRVAQTLPAAPETLRQMKVTDHTALLVEFQATEEAELTEQVEAARPVIDTLPLSAPAALTRDAAARASLWVVRKGLYAAVAGARSAGTTNLLEDIAVPPEALTGTVRDLGHLLRSHGYGDAVIFGHARDANLHFMITPHLDDPAELATYEAFTEDLVDLVLGANGTLKAEHGTGRIMSAYVRRQFGDELYQVMSAVKTLCDPRGILAPGVLLDDDPRAHVRHLKVIPPVGSAVDRCVDCGFCEPGCPSRNTSTTPRQRIALLREAATADPDTRAAIEDAYDYSAVDTCAADSLCAIACPVSIDTGAVMKDFRSERRGPLARRAGSVVAGQWGPVTVGLRAGLSIADGVPSGALRGVTSALRKVFPPEWLPQVGADLPGPGSRRSGLLTSDTADGAAHPGSAGPGGIAGADTADLLFFPSCTGAMFGPASGGQGAAAAFLALCERAGLTVALVPGIDGLCCGTPWSSKGFTDGQNLMAARVADAMQQAAADRPAGAPPLPLVCDASSCTQGLTELATHLDPVRATIFAEWEVLDAVTYVRRAVLPRLELDPAAKVDTLAVHPTCSTEHLGIGADLEAVAGAAARQVQVPPSWGCCGFAGDRGMLHPELTAGATEAEAAEIADLEAEQGQFAAYASCNRTCEMGMSRATGRDYEHVLEVLARVTR comes from the coding sequence ATGACCGTCACCACCCCGATGGACAGGCTCCGGGCCGTGGTGGCCCCCGAGGCATGGAGCACCGAGCCCGCCGATCTGGCCCGGATGTCCCACGACGCCTCGCACTATCTGCTCACCCCCCGGGCGGTCGTCACTCCGGGCAGCCTGCCCGAGCTGGTCGCCGCGCTCACCGCAGCCCACCGGGCCGGTCAGCCGGTCACCTTCCGCGCCGGCGGCACCTCGTTGTCCGGGCAGGCGGGCACCGATGGTGTGCTGATCGATACCCGCCGGCACTTCCAACGGGTGGAGATCCTCGACGACGGCGCCCGGGTGCGCTGCCAGCCCGGCGCGGTGTTGCGCCGGGTGAACGCCATGCTCGCCCGGTACGGGCGCTGCCTGGGTCCGGATCCGGCCAGCGAGATCGCCTGCACCGTCGGCGGCGTGGTGGCGAACAACTCCTCCGGGATGACCTCCTCCGTGGCGGCCACCGCGTATCGCACCCTGGACTCGATGGTCTACGTGCTGGCCTCCGGCACGGTGATCGACACCGCGGACCCGGACGCGGACGCCCAGCTCGCCCGGCGCGAGCCGGAGCTGCACCGCGGACTGGCGCGACTACGAGAGCAGGTGCGCACCGACTCCCGGCTGCGCGCCACCATCGAGCACCAGTTCTCGATGAAGAACACGATGGGCTATGGCCTGAACTCGCTGCTCGACCACGACCAGCCGGCGGACATCCTCGCTCACCTGATGGTCGGGTCCGAGGGGACGCTCGGCTACATCGCCTCAGTGGTGCTGCGCACTGTGCCGGTGCCCACCGCCCGCGCTACCACCCTGCTGATGCTCGACGAGATCGGCGCTGCCACCGAGGCACTGCCCCGGCTGCTGGGTGCCGGCGCCCGCGCGGTGGAGCTGATGGATGCCGCCGCGCTGCGGGTAGCCCAGACTCTGCCCGCCGCTCCGGAGACGTTGCGGCAGATGAAGGTCACCGACCACACGGCGCTGCTGGTGGAGTTCCAGGCCACCGAGGAGGCTGAGCTCACCGAGCAGGTCGAGGCCGCCCGTCCGGTGATCGACACGCTGCCGTTGTCCGCCCCGGCCGCGCTGACCCGGGACGCCGCGGCCCGCGCCTCGCTGTGGGTGGTGCGCAAGGGACTGTACGCAGCAGTAGCGGGGGCCCGCTCGGCGGGCACAACGAACCTGCTGGAGGACATCGCGGTCCCGCCGGAGGCGCTCACCGGCACGGTCCGCGACCTGGGCCACCTGCTGCGCTCCCACGGTTACGGCGACGCGGTGATCTTCGGGCACGCGCGGGACGCGAACCTGCACTTCATGATCACCCCGCACCTGGACGATCCGGCCGAGCTGGCCACCTATGAGGCGTTCACCGAGGACCTGGTGGACCTGGTGCTCGGTGCGAACGGCACGCTCAAGGCCGAGCACGGCACCGGGCGGATCATGTCCGCCTACGTGCGCCGCCAGTTCGGTGACGAGCTGTACCAGGTGATGTCCGCCGTCAAGACTCTGTGCGACCCCCGCGGCATCCTCGCCCCTGGAGTGCTGCTGGACGATGACCCGCGGGCACACGTACGACACCTGAAGGTCATCCCCCCGGTGGGCTCCGCCGTCGACCGCTGTGTGGACTGCGGGTTCTGCGAACCAGGCTGCCCCTCTCGGAACACATCCACCACACCGCGGCAGCGGATCGCCTTGCTGCGCGAGGCAGCGACCGCCGATCCGGATACCCGTGCGGCGATCGAGGACGCCTATGACTACTCCGCGGTGGACACCTGCGCCGCGGACTCGCTGTGCGCGATCGCCTGCCCGGTCTCGATCGATACCGGTGCCGTGATGAAGGATTTCCGCTCCGAGCGGCGCGGGCCGTTGGCCCGCCGGGCCGGGTCGGTGGTGGCGGGCCAGTGGGGGCCGGTGACCGTCGGGCTGCGCGCGGGGCTGTCCATCGCCGACGGCGTTCCCTCCGGTGCGCTACGAGGCGTCACCTCCGCGCTGCGCAAGGTCTTCCCCCCGGAATGGCTCCCGCAGGTGGGGGCCGATCTGCCTGGGCCCGGCTCGCGCCGATCCGGGCTACTCACCTCCGATACCGCCGACGGCGCAGCTCACCCGGGTAGTGCGGGCCCGGGCGGCATAGCCGGTGCGGACACCGCCGATCTGCTCTTCTTCCCCTCCTGCACCGGTGCGATGTTCGGGCCGGCGTCCGGTGGGCAGGGGGCGGCGGCGGCGTTTCTCGCATTGTGCGAACGGGCCGGGCTGACGGTGGCGCTGGTACCGGGGATCGACGGGCTGTGCTGCGGCACCCCGTGGTCCTCGAAAGGCTTCACCGACGGGCAGAACCTGATGGCGGCACGCGTTGCCGATGCGATGCAGCAGGCCGCGGCGGACCGGCCGGCGGGCGCGCCCCCGCTGCCGCTGGTGTGCGACGCCTCCTCGTGCACGCAGGGGCTGACCGAGCTCGCCACCCACCTGGACCCGGTCCGGGCCACGATCTTCGCGGAGTGGGAGGTGCTGGATGCGGTGACCTACGTCCGCCGCGCGGTGCTGCCGCGGCTCGAGCTGGACCCGGCCGCGAAGGTGGACACGCTCGCCGTGCACCCGACCTGCTCCACCGAGCACCTGGGGATCGGTGCGGATCTGGAGGCGGTGGCCGGTGCGGCAGCACGGCAGGTGCAGGTGCCGCCGTCCTGGGGCTGCTGCGGCTTCGCCGGGGACCGGGGGATGCTGCACCCGGAGCTGACCGCCGGCGCCACCGAGGCGGAGGCCGCCGAGATCGCCGACCTGGAGGCGGAGCAGGGTCAGTTCGCGGCCTACGCCTCCTGCAACCGTACCTGCGAGATGGGCATGTCCCGGGCCACCGGCCGTGACTACGAGCACGTGCTGGAAGTACTCGCTCGAGTCACCCGCTAA
- a CDS encoding ABC transporter ATP-binding protein: MTEAMLTVENLRVSYGRVQAVRDVTFRAEAGSLVTLVGANGAGKSSIVNAISGVLRPRGGRITFQGKDITRTPAHRLVRRGLVQVPEGRQILTSLTIEENLQMGGWHAGRGGIDAVYDRFPVLAERRRLAAGSLSGGEQQMLAIGRALVANPSLILLDEPSMGLAPLIVDEVFAVISEIRAAGTTVILIEQNARRALSVADRGYVLASGELAHEGTGADLLADDRVVQAYLGMNT, translated from the coding sequence ATGACCGAGGCGATGCTCACGGTGGAGAACCTGCGGGTCAGCTACGGCCGGGTGCAGGCGGTCCGCGATGTCACGTTCCGGGCCGAGGCCGGTTCGCTGGTCACGCTGGTGGGCGCCAACGGTGCCGGGAAGAGCTCGATCGTGAACGCGATCAGTGGGGTCCTGCGCCCGCGCGGCGGCCGGATCACCTTCCAGGGCAAGGACATCACCCGCACCCCGGCACACCGGCTGGTCCGCCGCGGGCTGGTGCAGGTGCCCGAGGGTCGGCAGATCCTGACCAGCCTGACCATCGAGGAGAACCTGCAGATGGGTGGCTGGCACGCCGGCCGCGGCGGGATCGACGCGGTCTACGACCGGTTCCCGGTGCTCGCCGAGCGCCGTCGGCTGGCCGCCGGATCGCTCTCCGGCGGGGAGCAGCAGATGCTCGCTATCGGCCGGGCGCTAGTGGCCAACCCCTCGCTGATCCTGCTCGACGAACCGTCGATGGGACTAGCCCCGCTGATCGTGGACGAGGTGTTCGCCGTCATCAGCGAGATCCGCGCCGCCGGGACCACCGTGATCCTGATCGAGCAGAACGCCCGCCGCGCACTGAGCGTGGCCGACCGGGGCTACGTGCTCGCCAGCGGGGAGCTGGCGCACGAGGGCACCGGTGCCGACCTGCTCGCCGACGACCGGGTGGTGCAGGCCTACCTCGGCATGAACACCTGA
- a CDS encoding branched-chain amino acid ABC transporter permease: MVDIQQLFNGLSLGSLYALFAIGFALVFGILDRLNLAHPAVFAVAAYVGIELVTSLGISVWLMLPVVFVVGALLGLVIERVAFRPLNRRPDAHFAGLISSIALAGVFIALLQGRYGPDTQRFPAEALPGATFTVLGAQVSAVQVAILVISIVLVVALGLLVARTRLGRGMRAIAENPTAARVLGVNVDRVTATTFAISSALGAVAGALFALNVNTAQLGMGSAIELKGLAVIIVGGMSSLPGALVGGLVLGVAEVFTVQYLGSSWRDLVAFALLFLILVVRPQGLFGKRKVREV, translated from the coding sequence TTGGTCGACATCCAGCAGCTGTTCAACGGGCTCTCCCTCGGCTCGCTCTATGCGCTGTTCGCCATCGGGTTCGCCCTGGTGTTCGGCATCCTGGATCGACTGAACCTGGCGCACCCCGCCGTGTTCGCCGTCGCGGCCTACGTCGGCATCGAGCTGGTCACCAGCCTCGGCATCTCGGTCTGGTTGATGCTGCCGGTGGTGTTCGTGGTGGGCGCCCTGCTCGGTCTGGTGATCGAGCGGGTCGCCTTCCGCCCGTTGAACCGGCGCCCCGATGCGCACTTCGCCGGGTTGATCTCCTCGATCGCGCTCGCCGGAGTGTTCATCGCACTGCTGCAGGGCCGGTACGGGCCGGACACGCAGCGATTCCCGGCCGAGGCCCTGCCGGGGGCCACGTTCACCGTGCTCGGCGCGCAGGTCTCCGCCGTCCAGGTCGCGATCCTGGTGATCTCGATCGTGCTCGTGGTCGCGCTGGGGCTCCTTGTCGCCCGTACCCGCTTGGGCCGCGGTATGCGGGCGATCGCGGAGAACCCGACGGCGGCGCGGGTGCTGGGAGTGAACGTGGACCGGGTCACCGCCACCACGTTTGCGATCTCCTCAGCGCTCGGTGCCGTAGCAGGGGCACTGTTCGCCCTGAACGTGAACACTGCCCAGCTCGGTATGGGCAGCGCGATCGAGCTGAAGGGGCTCGCGGTGATCATCGTCGGCGGGATGTCCTCGCTGCCCGGCGCGCTGGTCGGCGGGCTGGTGCTCGGCGTGGCCGAAGTGTTCACCGTGCAGTATCTCGGCTCGAGCTGGCGTGACCTGGTCGCTTTCGCCCTGCTGTTCCTGATCCTGGTCGTGCGCCCCCAGGGGCTGTTCGGCAAGCGGAAGGTGCGGGAGGTCTGA